Genomic window (Elstera cyanobacteriorum):
GGCGCTGGCGATGATCGTGCTGGCGCCGGGCTTCCCCCGGCTAGACGCGGCGCCGCTGGTCCGGGGGATCATCGCGCTGGCGATGTTTGGCGGCGGGGTAGCAATGGTCGTCACGGCGATCAGAACCTTCCGCCGCGCCAAAACCACGGCCAACCCGATCCATCTCGACGCGGCCTCCGCCCTCGTCACCCACGGGATTTTTGCCTATAGCCGCAACCCGATGTATGCGGGCATGGCGCTGTTTTTGATCGCCCTCGCGGTCGCCCTGGCCTCGCCCGCCGCGCTGGTCGGCGTGGCCGTCTTCGTTGGATATATCACCCAATTCCAAATCCGCCCGGAGGAGGCGATGCTGCGCGAAAAATTTGGCGAGGCTTACGCCCGCTATTGCGCGGCGGTTCGGCGGTGGGTTTAGGGGGAGTGTCGATGTTTGTGCGCGCCCGAAATTGCTGCGCTCGCCCTATTGCCGCCAACGATTGGTCACCTCGAATTACCGTGCGTTTTGCCGTAGCGAGAGAAGCT
Coding sequences:
- a CDS encoding methyltransferase family protein, with the protein product MSWLNTKVPPLVVLGLVALAMIVLAPGFPRLDAAPLVRGIIALAMFGGGVAMVVTAIRTFRRAKTTANPIHLDAASALVTHGIFAYSRNPMYAGMALFLIALAVALASPAALVGVAVFVGYITQFQIRPEEAMLREKFGEAYARYCAAVRRWV